Proteins encoded in a region of the Elizabethkingia bruuniana genome:
- the recG gene encoding ATP-dependent DNA helicase RecG yields the protein MELSTPIEYLKGIGPERAKLIKNVLDLHKVEDFLTFYPIRYIDKSKLYKVGELREINNEIPLKGRITDIQEVAYAKGRRMVAKFRDETGTMELVWFKYSKWLKEQIPLNTEVIIFGRVQIFNNVFSMPHPEIEKNENKENSPTLLPVYSSSEKLTKRGINNRFFQQILLDIVLNIPTFIDENLPSGLMKSLKLISRIDAYQNIHFPKNSQWQKAADRRLKFEEAFFFQLGYGLKKKHNKTSSLGNPFPLVGDYFTGFYENNLPFELTNAQKRVLKEIRNDMKLPVQMNRLLQGDVGSGKTMVALLSMLIALDNGFQSCLMAPTEILAQQHFNGISDLLYGTGIEVKLLTGSTKASERKVIHEMLENGTLPIIVGTHALLEDKVKFKKLGLAIIDEQHRFGVAQRAKLWAKNAIPPHILVMTATPIPRTLAMSFYSDLDVSVIDEMPVGRKPIVTAHRKEKDRLFVFNFAKEEIAKGRQIYFVYPLIEESETLDYKNLNEGFDTVKEFFPVPDYDVVMLHGKMKPDEKDAAMQYFASGKAQIMVATTVIEVGVNVPNASVMIIESAERFGLSQLHQLRGRVGRGAEQSYCILMTSDKMTQESRKRIKTMVETNDGFKISEVDMELRGPGDILGTQQSGVIDFKKLDLMQDSNIIKAAKECVEKLLETDPLLAFQEHQGMKSYYVRQYKGKNKWAKIS from the coding sequence TTGGAATTATCAACTCCTATAGAATACCTAAAAGGCATCGGGCCTGAGCGAGCAAAGCTCATTAAAAACGTTTTGGATCTCCATAAGGTAGAGGACTTTCTGACCTTTTATCCCATTCGTTATATCGATAAAAGTAAACTTTACAAAGTTGGTGAATTAAGGGAAATAAACAATGAAATTCCGCTGAAAGGCAGGATTACCGATATTCAGGAAGTGGCATATGCCAAAGGAAGGCGTATGGTAGCGAAATTTCGGGATGAAACCGGAACAATGGAATTAGTGTGGTTCAAATATTCTAAATGGCTGAAAGAACAGATTCCACTTAATACTGAAGTTATAATTTTCGGAAGAGTACAGATTTTTAACAATGTATTCTCTATGCCGCATCCTGAAATAGAGAAAAATGAAAATAAAGAAAATTCTCCAACACTTTTACCTGTTTATTCCAGTAGTGAAAAATTAACGAAACGTGGGATAAATAATCGATTTTTTCAACAGATTTTATTAGACATTGTCCTGAATATTCCTACGTTTATTGATGAGAATCTTCCTTCTGGTTTAATGAAAAGTCTCAAGTTGATTTCCAGAATAGATGCCTATCAGAATATTCATTTTCCTAAAAATAGCCAGTGGCAGAAAGCTGCTGACAGAAGGTTGAAATTTGAGGAAGCATTCTTTTTTCAGTTAGGTTATGGCTTGAAAAAGAAACATAATAAAACTTCATCTTTAGGGAATCCTTTTCCATTAGTGGGGGATTATTTTACCGGATTTTATGAAAATAATCTTCCGTTCGAACTTACAAATGCGCAGAAAAGAGTACTGAAAGAAATAAGGAACGATATGAAGCTTCCTGTTCAGATGAACAGATTATTGCAGGGAGACGTAGGATCGGGAAAAACGATGGTGGCTTTATTATCTATGCTTATCGCATTGGATAATGGTTTTCAGAGCTGTTTGATGGCTCCGACTGAGATTTTGGCTCAACAGCATTTCAATGGTATCTCTGATCTTCTATACGGAACAGGTATCGAGGTCAAATTATTAACGGGATCTACCAAGGCATCGGAGAGAAAAGTTATCCACGAAATGCTGGAAAACGGAACCTTGCCTATTATTGTAGGGACACATGCTTTATTGGAGGATAAGGTGAAATTCAAAAAACTTGGACTGGCTATTATCGACGAACAACACCGTTTTGGAGTAGCGCAACGAGCGAAGCTATGGGCTAAAAATGCAATACCACCACATATTCTGGTGATGACAGCAACTCCTATTCCGAGAACCCTGGCGATGAGTTTCTATTCGGATCTGGATGTTTCGGTGATCGATGAAATGCCGGTTGGAAGGAAGCCTATTGTTACAGCACATCGCAAAGAAAAAGACCGCTTGTTTGTTTTCAATTTTGCGAAGGAAGAAATTGCTAAGGGTCGCCAAATCTATTTTGTATACCCGCTAATTGAAGAAAGTGAAACACTTGATTATAAAAACCTGAACGAAGGGTTCGATACTGTAAAAGAATTTTTCCCTGTACCCGATTACGATGTAGTAATGCTTCATGGAAAAATGAAGCCCGATGAAAAAGATGCGGCCATGCAGTATTTTGCCAGTGGAAAAGCACAGATAATGGTGGCTACTACTGTAATAGAAGTAGGAGTGAACGTTCCCAATGCATCGGTAATGATTATAGAGAGTGCTGAAAGATTTGGCTTGTCTCAGCTGCATCAGTTACGAGGTCGTGTTGGTCGTGGGGCAGAGCAGAGTTATTGTATTTTGATGACTTCCGACAAAATGACGCAGGAAAGCCGGAAGAGGATTAAAACGATGGTAGAAACTAATGACGGATTCAAAATTTCGGAGGTCGATATGGAACTTCGCGGTCCGGGAGATATTCTGGGAACACAGCAAAGTGGAGTCATAGACTTTAAAAAACTGGATCTGATGCAGGATTCCAATATTATTAAAGCAGCAAAAGAATGTGTGGAAAAGTTATTAGAAACAGATCCGCTATTGGCTTTTCAGGAGCATCAGGGAATGAAAAGTTATTATGTCCGCCAGTATAAGGGAAAAAATAAATGGGCTAAAATAAGTTAA
- a CDS encoding GNAT family N-acetyltransferase translates to MKVIKATPKDIPLIQDLAKRSWEMAYSKILSPAQISYMMAEMYSEKEISSHMDSPDWQYFLIKDDEGNYGGFMGYEFNYEPKTTKLHRIYMVPESKGKGLGKSALNYLKNHVSENNNERIILNVNKYNNAKDFYESQGFKVYEEGVFDIGNGYVMDDYLMEFFV, encoded by the coding sequence ATGAAAGTAATAAAAGCTACACCAAAGGATATTCCGTTAATTCAGGATTTAGCTAAAAGATCATGGGAAATGGCTTATTCTAAAATTCTTAGCCCTGCACAAATCAGTTATATGATGGCTGAGATGTATTCCGAAAAAGAAATTTCTTCTCACATGGATAGCCCCGACTGGCAATACTTTCTGATAAAAGATGATGAGGGAAACTATGGCGGATTTATGGGCTATGAATTCAATTACGAGCCCAAAACGACTAAACTTCACCGCATATACATGGTTCCGGAATCCAAAGGTAAAGGTTTGGGAAAATCTGCACTGAACTATCTTAAAAATCATGTATCTGAGAATAACAATGAACGTATCATTCTGAATGTAAACAAATACAATAATGCCAAAGATTTTTATGAGTCTCAGGGATTTAAGGTTTATGAAGAGGGTGTATTCGACATCGGAAATGGTTATGTAATGGATGACTACCTAATGGAGTTTTTTGTTTAA
- a CDS encoding DUF4136 domain-containing protein — protein sequence MKNYVIIALAAILTLGSCSPFNVRSDYDQSASFNQYRTYEIRQNDLKLNDIDRERVIGSIRQQMNAKGMTEASPADLVINLKATHKEIQDIQTTSPWGYGWGMGWGGPYWGMGWGYNRTYTDYYNRGTLVMDFVDSRTNKLVWQGIGSGLNVDSPKTKAKQIPNMVAEVLKNYPPQQMQNKR from the coding sequence ATGAAAAATTACGTAATCATAGCTCTGGCAGCAATACTTACTTTAGGATCATGTAGTCCTTTCAATGTAAGATCTGATTATGATCAGAGTGCCAGTTTCAACCAATACCGGACTTATGAAATCCGTCAGAACGATCTTAAACTGAATGATATTGACAGGGAGCGTGTTATTGGCTCCATCAGACAACAGATGAATGCTAAAGGAATGACAGAAGCTTCTCCTGCAGACCTTGTAATTAATCTAAAAGCTACACATAAAGAAATCCAGGATATCCAAACCACTTCACCTTGGGGCTACGGCTGGGGAATGGGCTGGGGAGGTCCTTACTGGGGAATGGGTTGGGGATACAACAGAACCTACACAGACTACTACAACAGAGGTACATTGGTAATGGATTTTGTAGACTCCCGTACCAACAAATTAGTATGGCAGGGAATCGGTAGTGGATTGAATGTAGACAGTCCTAAAACCAAAGCTAAACAAATCCCTAATATGGTAGCTGAGGTATTGAAAAATTATCCTCCGCAGCAAATGCAGAACAAAAGATAA
- a CDS encoding glucosaminidase domain-containing protein: MKKLLSICLVVSAFAVKAQTWNTEEQYIQRFAPYAVEEMELYKVPASITLAQGLIETAGGQSRLAQEGKNHFGIKCKETWTGKTMSHTDDAPNECFRVYESPRDSYRDHSLFLTTRKHYSPLFLLDVKDYKAWAYGLKRSGYATNPSYAPALIRKIEQYRLYEFDNISSDKVYATLLNRYPDLKNDAVFMAQVSQNKKNKDIPVQTVVYQEPKKKAEETRLVTPQAILDNILVKNHPNGDLKFIVIPEKIDLSYISQKYGVSVSRLMKYNELDGTQLQKNQIVFLESKNSSGNQKTYNAKTGETMYDISQKFAIKLAKLYKKNRMSFGEQPVAGQLVYLDSKKPRN, translated from the coding sequence ATGAAGAAACTTTTAAGTATATGTCTTGTTGTTTCGGCATTTGCAGTAAAAGCCCAAACGTGGAATACAGAAGAGCAATATATCCAGAGATTTGCTCCTTATGCTGTAGAAGAAATGGAATTGTATAAAGTACCTGCAAGTATTACTCTTGCTCAGGGGCTTATTGAAACAGCTGGAGGGCAAAGCCGCCTGGCTCAGGAAGGGAAAAACCATTTTGGTATCAAATGTAAAGAAACCTGGACAGGTAAAACAATGTCCCATACAGATGATGCTCCAAACGAATGCTTTAGAGTTTATGAATCTCCAAGAGATTCTTACAGAGACCACTCTCTGTTTTTAACGACCAGAAAACATTACAGTCCACTTTTCCTTTTAGATGTTAAAGATTATAAAGCATGGGCTTACGGACTTAAAAGATCCGGATATGCAACCAACCCTAGCTACGCTCCGGCGCTAATCAGAAAAATTGAACAATACAGACTTTATGAGTTCGATAATATCTCGAGTGATAAAGTTTATGCAACTTTACTAAACAGATATCCTGACCTTAAAAACGATGCTGTATTTATGGCTCAGGTATCTCAGAATAAGAAAAATAAAGATATTCCTGTTCAGACAGTCGTTTATCAGGAACCTAAAAAGAAAGCTGAAGAAACAAGACTTGTTACACCTCAGGCTATCTTAGATAATATTTTGGTGAAAAATCACCCTAACGGAGATCTTAAGTTCATTGTAATTCCTGAGAAAATAGATCTTTCTTATATTTCCCAGAAATATGGAGTTTCTGTATCCAGACTAATGAAGTACAACGAATTGGACGGAACTCAGCTACAGAAAAACCAGATCGTATTTTTAGAATCTAAAAACTCTTCCGGAAATCAGAAAACTTACAATGCAAAAACAGGAGAAACGATGTATGATATCTCCCAGAAATTTGCAATAAAACTGGCAAAACTTTATAAAAAGAACAGAATGTCTTTTGGAGAGCAGCCAGTAGCCGGTCAGTTAGTATATTTAGATTCTAAAAAACCAAGAAATTAA
- a CDS encoding DUF5522 domain-containing protein produces the protein MQENTIKENEDFYYNEQGYKVFTEKFHLRRGYCCKNGCKHCPYGYDKKTDTFNKKKK, from the coding sequence ATGCAGGAGAATACAATCAAAGAAAATGAAGACTTTTATTATAACGAACAAGGTTATAAAGTTTTTACTGAAAAATTCCATTTAAGGCGTGGTTATTGCTGTAAGAATGGTTGTAAACACTGCCCGTATGGGTATGATAAAAAAACAGATACGTTCAACAAAAAGAAAAAATAA
- the dapA gene encoding 4-hydroxy-tetrahydrodipicolinate synthase: MNKLSGVGVALITPFNEDLSVDFDSLTKLVEFNIENGTSYLVVLGTTAEAATLNDEEKDKVVKHVIKVNNGRLPLVLGIGGNNTAEVVKQINEADTSAFDAILSVSPYYNKPNQEGLYQHYKALASTGKNIIIYNVPGRTGQNIEASTTLRLANEFPNLVMIKEAAPNINQYFDILRQKPENFSLVSGDDEFALPVTLAGADGVISVIGQAYPKEFAQMIQLGIEGNAKEAYKIHNKLVEITRLIFAEGNPTGVKYVLAELGIVKNYLRLPLVAASESLEQKLKAEMTKI; encoded by the coding sequence ATGAATAAATTATCCGGAGTAGGTGTTGCACTAATTACACCCTTCAATGAAGATTTGTCCGTAGATTTTGATTCACTAACGAAATTAGTAGAGTTCAATATCGAAAACGGAACCAGTTATTTAGTAGTTTTAGGAACAACAGCTGAAGCTGCTACACTTAATGATGAAGAGAAGGATAAGGTAGTCAAACACGTTATAAAGGTTAACAATGGTCGTTTACCATTGGTTTTAGGAATCGGAGGAAATAATACTGCTGAGGTTGTAAAACAAATTAACGAAGCTGATACTTCAGCTTTTGATGCTATTCTTTCAGTTTCTCCATATTATAACAAGCCTAATCAGGAAGGACTTTATCAGCACTATAAAGCATTAGCTTCTACAGGAAAAAATATTATTATTTACAATGTACCGGGAAGAACCGGACAAAACATTGAAGCATCTACTACTCTTCGTTTAGCGAATGAGTTTCCTAATCTTGTCATGATTAAAGAAGCTGCGCCAAATATCAACCAGTATTTTGATATCCTTCGTCAAAAGCCTGAGAACTTTAGCCTTGTTTCCGGAGACGATGAGTTTGCATTACCTGTAACTTTGGCAGGAGCAGATGGTGTGATCTCTGTAATTGGTCAGGCTTATCCAAAAGAATTTGCACAAATGATCCAATTGGGTATCGAAGGCAATGCTAAAGAAGCTTATAAAATCCATAACAAACTTGTGGAAATTACACGTCTGATTTTTGCTGAAGGAAATCCTACAGGAGTTAAATATGTACTTGCTGAGTTAGGTATTGTTAAAAACTACCTGAGATTACCATTGGTAGCAGCATCTGAAAGTTTAGAACAGAAATTAAAAGCAGAAATGACTAAAATTTAG
- a CDS encoding NAD(P)H:quinone oxidoreductase produces the protein MKKLHIILAGILTILTVNISFAQEYKAKVLVLFYSDNGGTYELAKEVAKGIESEKNAEAVIKQVKASSNSKLKNIPVASVDELKSYDGIAFGSPVYFGNISTGMSEFLSKTVNLWTNHSLEGIPATVFMSAGSGAGKELAIQSFWNSLAVHGMILIPTGIRGNENIDKNIPQGNTVLGTTSLNSVKNTERPSQGERYLAELQGKTIAKVSLALKGTFKQKEIIPTQERADVNKVLQQKQIVLPQVPKPAGNYKPFVRSGNLVFINQVALKDGKIVNPGKLGTEVNEQQVKEATKVTMLNVLAVLREAVGGDLNKVKQCVQLTGIFNTPNDYTKHADLMNIASDLTVEIFGEKGKHARGTLGASSLPVNSSVEIQAVFEVE, from the coding sequence ATGAAAAAACTTCATATTATTTTAGCTGGAATCTTAACTATACTCACTGTAAATATTTCGTTTGCACAAGAGTATAAAGCCAAAGTACTGGTGTTATTCTATTCTGATAATGGTGGTACTTATGAACTGGCAAAGGAAGTTGCTAAGGGAATTGAAAGCGAGAAAAATGCAGAAGCTGTAATCAAGCAGGTAAAAGCATCTTCAAATTCTAAATTAAAAAACATCCCTGTTGCTTCAGTAGATGAATTAAAATCTTACGACGGGATTGCATTTGGTTCTCCTGTTTACTTTGGCAATATTAGCACCGGGATGAGTGAATTTTTATCAAAAACTGTCAACCTATGGACAAACCATTCTTTGGAAGGAATCCCTGCTACAGTATTTATGTCCGCAGGCAGTGGAGCTGGTAAGGAGCTGGCTATACAATCTTTCTGGAACAGCCTGGCTGTACACGGAATGATCCTGATACCTACAGGGATAAGAGGAAATGAAAATATTGACAAAAACATCCCACAGGGAAATACCGTATTAGGAACTACAAGTCTTAATTCAGTAAAAAACACAGAAAGACCCAGCCAAGGTGAACGTTACCTGGCAGAATTACAAGGAAAAACAATCGCAAAAGTATCTTTAGCACTTAAAGGTACATTTAAACAAAAAGAGATAATCCCAACACAGGAAAGAGCAGATGTTAATAAAGTATTACAGCAAAAACAGATTGTTTTACCACAGGTTCCAAAACCTGCCGGAAACTATAAGCCTTTCGTACGATCAGGTAATCTGGTATTTATTAATCAGGTTGCATTAAAAGACGGCAAGATTGTTAACCCCGGAAAACTTGGAACAGAGGTAAATGAACAACAGGTAAAAGAAGCAACAAAAGTGACCATGCTAAATGTATTAGCCGTTCTGAGAGAAGCAGTAGGTGGAGACCTGAATAAAGTAAAACAATGTGTACAACTAACCGGTATTTTTAATACTCCAAATGATTATACCAAACATGCTGATCTTATGAATATTGCTTCTGATCTTACTGTTGAGATATTCGGGGAGAAAGGTAAACATGCAAGAGGCACCCTTGGGGCATCTTCCTTGCCAGTCAACTCTTCCGTAGAAATACAGGCTGTTTTTGAAGTTGAATAA
- a CDS encoding aspartate/glutamate racemase family protein, producing MKKIGILGGTSYPSTILYYETLNKLYNQKFGAFHSCPILLYSIDYNEIKSNYNDGWDVIPQLLKKELQVLLDSNPSCVMIANNTLHKAFDLIKHELEINVPVFHIIELTKEYILNNNYKNVLLLGTKYTMESDFFKEPLIQAGINVVIPDEEERTEIQKIQIQLSSGKPVTPESIAYFEKLNEKYSHLDAFILGCTEIPLLYKQMDSPVNLIDTLQIQCEKAMSIF from the coding sequence ATGAAAAAAATAGGAATATTAGGAGGCACAAGTTATCCTTCTACAATATTATACTATGAAACCCTCAATAAGCTTTACAACCAAAAGTTTGGCGCTTTTCATTCGTGTCCGATTTTGCTTTACAGCATAGACTATAACGAAATCAAAAGCAATTATAATGACGGTTGGGATGTGATTCCACAATTATTAAAAAAAGAACTTCAGGTATTATTGGACAGCAATCCATCTTGTGTAATGATTGCTAACAATACTTTGCATAAAGCTTTTGATCTTATAAAACATGAATTAGAAATCAATGTTCCGGTATTCCATATTATAGAACTTACCAAAGAATATATTCTGAATAATAACTATAAAAATGTTTTACTGCTCGGTACCAAGTATACAATGGAAAGCGACTTCTTTAAGGAGCCTCTTATTCAGGCTGGTATCAATGTTGTAATTCCGGACGAAGAAGAGAGAACAGAAATCCAGAAAATACAAATTCAGCTTTCTTCCGGAAAACCAGTAACACCAGAATCTATAGCTTATTTTGAAAAACTTAATGAAAAATACAGCCATCTGGATGCCTTTATATTAGGCTGTACAGAAATCCCACTTTTGTATAAGCAAATGGATAGCCCGGTGAATCTTATAGACACCTTGCAAATCCAATGTGAAAAAGCCATGAGTATATTCTAA
- a CDS encoding 1-aminocyclopropane-1-carboxylate deaminase/D-cysteine desulfhydrase, with amino-acid sequence MLTLPKTEIPIQKIKSGDVEIFLKREDLIHPDISGNKYWKLFYNVNHYLNQKVEKPFIITFGGAFSNHIATVAAFGKIFSIPTMGIIRGEELEARFLENITLRKAHENGMSFRFVSRTDYRDKGAITEKLRKEFPEALIVPEGGSNPQAVEGVKFMLTEHTKDFDYLCTAVGTGGSIAGISKYAEGNQKVIGFTVVRDVSLEQRIRELSTKNNFSLIEADYGGYGKISDEIVRFINDFWKQYNIPLDPVYTGKMMMRLFQLVEEGFFPAGSRILAFHTGGLQGIEGANQLLRNKNRNTIEIRL; translated from the coding sequence ATGCTGACACTTCCAAAAACTGAAATACCTATTCAGAAAATTAAATCCGGAGATGTGGAAATTTTTCTGAAAAGAGAAGATCTTATTCATCCTGATATTTCCGGAAATAAGTACTGGAAACTATTTTATAATGTCAATCATTATTTAAATCAAAAAGTTGAAAAGCCCTTTATCATTACATTCGGAGGTGCTTTCTCAAATCATATTGCTACAGTTGCAGCTTTTGGCAAGATTTTTAGTATTCCTACTATGGGTATTATCCGGGGGGAAGAGCTGGAAGCCAGATTTTTAGAAAATATTACACTGAGAAAAGCACATGAAAATGGGATGAGCTTCAGATTTGTAAGCCGAACGGACTATCGGGATAAAGGTGCAATAACAGAAAAACTCCGGAAAGAGTTTCCGGAAGCACTAATTGTACCGGAAGGAGGAAGCAATCCGCAAGCTGTTGAGGGTGTGAAGTTTATGCTGACAGAACATACAAAAGATTTTGATTACCTTTGCACGGCTGTTGGGACAGGCGGAAGTATTGCAGGGATTTCTAAGTATGCAGAAGGAAACCAGAAAGTTATCGGATTTACGGTTGTCAGAGATGTTAGCCTCGAGCAAAGAATCAGAGAGCTGAGTACTAAGAATAACTTTAGTCTGATTGAAGCAGATTACGGAGGCTATGGTAAAATATCCGACGAAATTGTACGTTTCATAAACGATTTTTGGAAGCAATACAATATCCCTCTGGATCCTGTATATACAGGTAAGATGATGATGAGACTCTTTCAGTTAGTGGAAGAAGGATTTTTTCCTGCCGGCAGCAGAATATTGGCCTTCCATACAGGAGGTTTGCAGGGAATTGAAGGAGCCAACCAGTTATTAAGAAATAAAAACAGAAATACGATAGAGATTAGGTTATGA
- the hemL gene encoding glutamate-1-semialdehyde 2,1-aminomutase, with translation MLYQRSSALFDEAQRYIPGGVNSPVRAFRSVGGVPVFMKSAKGAYLTDADDRQYVDYINSWGPAIVGHTHPVVLEAIQKQAESGFSFGAPTELETEIAKLITSVVPNIDKIRMVSSGTEACMSAIRLARGYTGKDKFIKFEGCYHGHSDSFLIKAGSGAATFGDPNSPGVTKGTAQDTLLARYNDIEQVKELFSQNEGQIAAVIVEPVAGNMGCVLPENDFLQKLRQVCDEHKALLIFDEVMTGFRLSMGGAQEALGVNADIVTFGKVIGGGMPVGAFAARNEIMDNLSPLGSVYQAGTLSGNPLAMRAGLTTLQLIKEDKDFFNRINKTTETLDQEITKILTEKGIAHHINRFGSMMSVFFNTNKVSDFDEAAQADHTTFNKFFHHLLAEGIYLPPSGYETWFISDAIKETEVDKTLEAIRKF, from the coding sequence ATGTTATACCAAAGAAGTAGTGCTCTTTTCGATGAAGCACAACGTTATATCCCGGGAGGAGTTAACTCTCCCGTTAGAGCTTTCAGATCAGTAGGAGGAGTTCCGGTATTTATGAAGTCAGCAAAAGGAGCTTATCTTACCGATGCAGATGACAGACAATATGTAGATTATATCAACTCATGGGGACCTGCAATTGTAGGGCACACTCATCCGGTGGTATTAGAAGCAATTCAGAAACAGGCAGAAAGTGGTTTTTCTTTTGGAGCGCCAACTGAGTTGGAAACCGAAATTGCAAAACTTATTACAAGTGTTGTTCCTAATATAGATAAAATCAGAATGGTATCTTCCGGTACAGAAGCATGTATGAGTGCTATTCGTTTAGCACGTGGCTATACCGGAAAAGATAAATTTATAAAATTTGAAGGATGCTACCATGGTCACTCAGATTCATTCCTGATTAAAGCAGGAAGTGGAGCTGCAACCTTTGGAGATCCAAACAGTCCCGGAGTTACAAAAGGAACAGCTCAGGATACTTTACTGGCAAGATATAATGATATCGAGCAGGTAAAAGAATTATTTAGCCAGAACGAAGGCCAGATTGCTGCAGTTATTGTAGAACCTGTTGCCGGAAATATGGGTTGTGTACTTCCTGAAAATGATTTCCTGCAAAAGCTAAGACAGGTTTGTGATGAGCATAAGGCCCTGCTTATTTTTGATGAAGTAATGACAGGATTCCGCCTAAGTATGGGGGGAGCACAAGAGGCTTTAGGTGTAAATGCTGATATCGTAACTTTTGGTAAAGTTATCGGAGGCGGCATGCCGGTAGGCGCATTTGCAGCCCGTAATGAAATTATGGATAATCTTTCTCCTTTAGGAAGTGTATATCAGGCAGGAACTTTAAGTGGTAATCCGCTGGCAATGCGTGCAGGTTTAACAACATTGCAATTGATTAAAGAAGATAAAGACTTCTTTAACAGGATTAACAAAACAACAGAAACTCTGGATCAGGAGATTACTAAAATTCTTACTGAAAAAGGAATAGCACATCATATTAACCGTTTTGGCAGTATGATGTCAGTATTCTTCAATACCAATAAAGTTTCTGATTTTGATGAAGCTGCACAGGCAGATCATACGACATTCAACAAGTTTTTCCACCATCTATTGGCAGAAGGTATTTACCTGCCGCCAAGTGGATACGAAACATGGTTTATCTCCGATGCAATTAAAGAAACAGAAGTAGATAAGACTCTTGAGGCAATCAGAAAGTTTTAA